The following nucleotide sequence is from Desulfuromonadales bacterium.
GTATCTCGACGGAGAAACCGAAAGGCAGCGGCAGGAGATCGTCCGGCGCCTCGCCGTCTACCGGGACGGCCAGGCGATCGGTTCGCTGGCGGCGAAGACGGTCCTGCTGGTGGACGACGGCGTCGCCACCGGTGCCACCATGAAGGCGGCGGTGGCGACCCTGAAACGGGAGGGATTGGCGAAGCTGGTGGTGGCGGTGCCGGTGGCGCCCCCCAGCACGGCGCGGGAGATTGCACCGACGGTGGACGAATGGATCTGCCTCGATACGCCGGCCTGGTTCGCCGCGGTGGGACAGTTCTACCGGGACTTCACCCAGGTGAGCGACGAGGAGGTGGTGGCGCTGCTGAAAAGAGCAAGAGGCGCATCGTAGGGGCGAAGCATGCCTCGCCTCGAATGCGAATTGACAGATCTAGTAAAGGATTAGGCTAAGCCGAAAAGTACTGACGGAAAGTCTGTTTTCTGTAGTGAATTTAGCCCGTTCGCCATCCATAAAAAGCTGGGGGCTGGCAATCACGGCTGTTAAAACCTGGGCCAAATCTCCATTCACGATCTCGACACCGATAGTCTTTCGTCCACGCATCCAGGAGGCCGAATAATTTTCTTGCAAAACGGCCTTGACTCCGTGCTGCGAGCAAGCTTCAACGATCGCTTCCGCTAATTTGATTTCCATATTTCCACTCCTTTCATGGCAATTCCAACCAGACCTGAAACCGGCTAAGCCCTTGTTTTTTTGGATTGGGTTACAAAAAAAGCCCCACAACTCTGGGAGGGCAGAGCCATGGGGCGAAATTCTTTTCCGGAGGTTTTGAAGAAGGCTGTTTGAAGTCCGCCTGCCACGGCAGACCTTTGATTTATCTCCGGGTTGCCTGCCACAACAACCCTTCGATGGTTTTCAATATATCGGGTTCGTCAGGAAAAATGCACGTGAGGATTCGTAAGAAATGAGTCCCGATTTCACGAAACGCAACTGTGCAAAAGCACAGTTCGTTCTCAAACCCCAGTCACCCGAATCTTCAAGACGAACGCTTTTTCTCACGATGTTTCTTCCCGGCGCCGGAAGAGCCAAGATAGGTTTCGAGGCTTTCGTGGACCGCCTCGCGCACCACGTCCGAGAGTTTCAGACCATGAGCGAACTGCTTCAAGGCCTCGTTCATCAGGGTCTGATAGTTGCCGCCGCACATCTCGGCCCGAGCTTTGAAGATCGCCAGAACGTCATTGTCCACGCGCATGGTGATGCGGATTTTCCCGCCGGCTTCGGCCTGCAGCTTGGCCAGAGGCGGAGTTTCGGCCACCGGCTTGGCGTCGGCGAAATCGTCGTCCTTGAATTTGTCGTGCATCGGATCAGAACTATTTTTCATAACTGAATCCCGGACAATTTTCATGGCTTCATTGTATGCACAATGGTATGCACTGTCAAACGTTGCCGAAGAGGATGGCGTGTTGGCCGTATGCGGCTGTCAAAATTACCAAATTACCCTTATTATTACCCTCTCTTGAAGATATTACCCTTTCTTGGCCCATTGGGCACCGGGACCGCGGCCCAGACATTCCAGGCGGCCGGCCTGCTGTCCAGCGCGCAGGAGGCGGCGCAGCATATCCCGGCTCACTGCCGGGCAATGGCTCTTCAGCTCGGCCAAGGAGAAGGGGCGGTTGAGGGCCGCCAGGGCCTGCTCGGTTTTGGCGCCGCGCGGCGCCTTTACTTCCCCCACGCGCTCGATGAATTCCCGGTAAGCCCCCTTCAGAACGAACAGCAGATAGTTGATGTACGGCCAGGGGTCGTGTCTCCCCTCGTGCCAGCCCTGCGAGATGGTTTCCAACGTCTCGTGAAGGGCGGGATTTCGGCCCCGAAAATCGACCTGCAAGCCTCCTCTGCAACCTTTTTCGGATATAAATCGCCAATATTTCAATGACTTGACTTGGTCCTACCCCACAAGTAGGCTCCGGAGGGAAGGAAACTCATAAACTCATGGGCATCCCGCTCGTCCATCTTTCCATCGTGCGCATCAGGCGGGCGTTGCGCTCACGCATCGCCTTTTTCTTTGATTTGCTTCCTCTTTACCGCCTCCGGTATCTCCTTGAAGTTCTCCCGCGTGGAGACGCGGCGCCCGGATTTCAGCTCCAGGTCGCGTCGAGCATTGCCGGCTACGGTCCCTCCTTCAACGGCGGCGCCAAAGTTTTCCTCATACCCCAAGGCGTCGCGGTTGCGGGCGATCTCGGTGGTGGATGCTTCCCCCAGCATGGTGAAGATCAGTTCCAAGTCGGTCATGTGGTCGCGCAGATTGTCCCGTTGCTTGTCCAGCGCCTTTAATTCCTTG
It contains:
- a CDS encoding BrnA antitoxin family protein is translated as MKNSSDPMHDKFKDDDFADAKPVAETPPLAKLQAEAGGKIRITMRVDNDVLAIFKARAEMCGGNYQTLMNEALKQFAHGLKLSDVVREAVHESLETYLGSSGAGKKHREKKRSS
- a CDS encoding phosphoribosyltransferase, which codes for MAIVFQNRQEAGQQLAASLQDYRGRENLLVLALPRGGVTVGFEIARELGCPLDVLIVRKIGTPGNPELAAGAVSETGTIVLNEDVIAMQRISQEYLDGETERQRQEIVRRLAVYRDGQAIGSLAAKTVLLVDDGVATGATMKAAVATLKREGLAKLVVAVPVAPPSTAREIAPTVDEWICLDTPAWFAAVGQFYRDFTQVSDEEVVALLKRARGAS